The Phoenix dactylifera cultivar Barhee BC4 chromosome 17, palm_55x_up_171113_PBpolish2nd_filt_p, whole genome shotgun sequence genome contains a region encoding:
- the LOC103717732 gene encoding protein PIN-LIKES 7-like produces the protein MGFLSLFLLASEPIIQVLLIGSLGAYLASGYSNILTASARKDMNRVVFAVFTPALMFASLAKTVTLKDIISWWFMPINIGITFLVGGILGWITVEILRPPRHLENLVIATCSAGNLGNLLLIIVPAVCDEEGNPFGQHSICRSRGLSYVSFSMALGGFYIWTYTYSLMKKAGGLYHKIQMTNHGVPEVEGRDSNVSFPNVEEGEGASSDSLLPPAKSMEETAENQIAAPLLSSGNLSGNKVSFWEKLKKTMYQIVEELMAPPTLAAIIGFIVGAITWLKSLIIGEQAPLRVIQDSLEILGNGTIPSITLILGGNLTQGFGKSLLRHVVILAIICVRYVILPIIGIGVVKAAYEVGFLPHDPLYRYVLMIQFTLPPAMNIGTMAQLFHVGQQECSVIFLWTYLAAAVSLTVWSTVFMWILA, from the exons atggggttCTTGTCTCTGTTTCTGCTGGCATCTGAACCAATCATTCAAGTCCTACTCATTGGCTCTCTTGGAGCATATCTTGCGAGTGGTTACAGCAATATATTGACAGCATCTGCCCGGAAAGACATGAACAGG GTTGTGTTTGCTGTCTTCACACCAGCTCTCATGTTTGCTAGCCTAGCCAAGACTGTCACGCTCAAAGACATCATCTCTTG GTGGTTCATGCCTATCAACATTGGGATCACATTCTTAGTTGGTGGGATCCTTGGATGGATAACTGTGGAGATCTTGAGACCACCACGCCATCTCGAGAACCTTGTCATCGCTACCTGCTCTGCTG GAAACTTGGGCAATCTTCTTTTGATAATTGTCCCAGCAGTTTGTGACGAGGAAGGCAATCCATTTGGGCAGCACAGTATTTGCAGGTCCCGGGGGCTCTCCTATGTGTCTTTCTCCATGGCG CTTGGAGGATTCTACATATGGACATATACCTACAGTCTTATGAAGAAGGCTGGTGGCTTGTATCACAAGATCCAGATGACGAATCATGGGGTCCCAGAGGTAGAGGGTAGGGATTCAAATGTGAGCTTTCCCAACGTAGAGGAGGGTGAAGGAGCTTCCAGTGATTCCTTGCTTCCACCAGCCAAATCAATGGAAGAAACAgcggaaaaccaaatt GCAGCCCCCCTCTTATCCAGTGGAAACCTAAGTGGCAACAAGGTTAGCTTCTGGGAAAAGCTCAAAAAAACCATGTACCAAATTGTTGAGGAGTTAATGGCGCCTCCAACTCTTGCAGCG ATTATAGGCTTTATCGTTGGTGCAATAACATGGTTGAAATCATTAATTATCGGAGAGCAGGCCCCTCTTCGTGTTATCCAAGATTCCCTCGAAATATTAGG AAATGGCACAATACCTAGCATCACCCTTATTCTAGGTGGAAACTTGACACAAG GGTTTGGCAAGTCTCTCTTAAGGCATGTGGTTATTCTAGCAATTATCTGTGTGAGGTATGTGATCCTTCCCATCATCGGGATTGGGGTTGTCAAAGCAGCATACGAAGTTGGATTTCTGCCACATGATCCGTTGTACCGTTACGTGCTCATGATACAGTTTACTCTCCCACCTGCCATGAATAttg gtACAATGGCTCAACTGTTTCATGTTGGTCAGCAGGAGTGCTCTGTTATCTTCCTATGGACTTACTTAGCTGCAGCTGTCTCCCTTACAGTCTGGTCAACAGTCTTCATGTGGATCTTAGCTTAG
- the LOC103717756 gene encoding glutamate receptor 3.1-like isoform X1 codes for MLFLGNNWGSSRARITMKLALLPLLALYLGFISGEASRNVSSRPAVVNIGAVFTFNSTIGRAAKVAINAAMDDVNADSSVLQGTKLAITMQDSNCNGFLGIVEALQFMEVDIIAIVGPQCSTIAHILCHVGNELQVPMLSFAATDPSLSSLQFPFFVRTTQSDAFQMAAIAEMLEYYQWKQVIAVFFDDDYGRNGIAALGDELAERRCRISYKAALPPEATRSDITELLVKVALMESHVIVLHANPTTGLEVLYVAHFLEMMGNGYVWIATDWLASRLDSFAPLAPETMSTMQGVLTLRQHTPDSKRKSALVSKWRMLTKKENSGNFQLNSYGLYAYDTVWMIARAIDAFFNDGGRISFSNDSRLHDVKGGALHLEAMSVFDGGKLLLDEIRKTNFTGITGQVQFDSDGNLIHPAYDIINVVGTGMRTVGYWSNYSGLSVVPPETLYSKPPNHSAANQQLYSVIWPGETTTKPRGWVFPNSGKELRIGVPNRVSYKQFVSKDPVTGTVKGYCIDVFTAAVSLLPYAVPYKLIPFGNGRENPSYAGLANMVASNVFDAAVGDIAIVTNRTKIVDYTQPYIESGLVVLAPVKRHHSNAWAFLQPFTVEMWCVTGLFFLVVGAVVWILEHRINDEFRGPPRKQLATVFWFSFSTLFFAHRENTVSTLGRAVLIIWLFVVLIIQSSYTASLTSILTVQQLSSPIRGIDSLRTTNEPIGFQVGSFAENYMVEELNISRSRLKALGSPEEYARALELGPDNGGVAAVVDERPYIEMFLEANCKFSIIGSEFTKSGWGFIFPRDSPLAVDLSTAILSLSENGDLQRIHDKWLTTGTCSTATDELDSDRLHLNSFWGLFLICGVACFLALFIFFMLMLRQYLQHASEGEAEPSSQGNSRSGRSLHRFLSFVDDKEEDVKNRSKRRQMQKTTDNGTADIES; via the exons ATGCTCTTCCT AGGGAATAACTGGGGCTCCTCTCGTGCAAGGATCACCATGAAATTGGCTTTGCTTCCCTTGCTGGCTCTCTATTTAGGTTTTATCTCAGGTGAAGCCAGTAGGAATGTCTCCTCAAGGCCTGCTGTTGTAAACATCGGAGCTGTTTTCACGTTCAACTCCACCATTGGGAGAGCGGcaaaggtcgccatcaatgcaGCAATGGATGATGTTAATGCCGATTCAAGTGTTCTTCAGGGCACGAAGTTGGCTATCACAATGCAAGATTCCAATTGCAATGGCTTCCTTGGCATCGTTGAGG CTCTACAATTTATGGAGGTTGATATTATTGCGATTGTTGGCCCGCAATGTTCTACAATTGCTCATATCCTTTGTCATGTTGGCAATGAGCTCCAAGTTCCAATGCTATCCTTTGCTGCTACTGACCCTTCACTTTCTTCCCTTCAGTTTCCCTTCTTTGTTCGGACCACCCAAAGCGATGCATTCCAGATGGCTGCTATAGCCGAAATGCTCGAATATTACCAGTGGAAACAGGTGATTGCTGTGTTCTTTGATGATGATTATGGTAGAAATGGAATAGCTGCCTTGGGTGATGAACTTGCAGAGAGGCGTTGCAGAATCTCCTATAAAGCTGCACTGCCACCTGAAGCCACCAGGAGCGACATCACTGAATTATTGGTCAAGGTTGCTTTGATGGAGTCTCATGTTATCGTTCTACATGCGAATCCAACCACTGGTCTTGAAGTTCTCTATGTGGCTCATTTTCTTGAAATGATGGGAAATGGATATGTTTGGATAGCGACAGATTGGCTTGCTTCTCGATTAGATTCTTTTGCACCTCTTGCTCCTGAAACCATGAGCACAATGCAAGGAGTTCTTACACTGCGGCAGCACACACCAGATTCGAAAAGGAAGAGTGCCTTAGTCTCTAAGTGGAGGATGTTAACCAAGAAAGAGAACAGTGGAAACTTTCAACTCAATTCTTATGGTCTATATGCTTATGATACTGTATGGATGATAGCTCGGGCTATAGATGCATTTTTCAATGATGGTGGAAGGATTTCATTTTCAAATGATTCGAGGTTGCATGATGTAAAGGGAGGGGCTCTACACCTTGAGGCAATGAGTGTGTTTGATGGAGGGAAGCTTCTGCTGGATGAGATACGAAAAACAAATTTCACAGGGATAACTGGTCAAGTGCAGTTTGATTCTGATGGGAACCTCATTCATCCTGCTTATGATATCATTAATGTAGTAGGAACTGGAATGCGGACAGTCGGTTATTGGTCAAATTATTCTGGCTTGTCAGTTGTGCCTCCTGAAACACTCTACTCAAAGCCACCTAATCATTCTGCTGCAAATCAACAACTCTACAGTGTTATATGGCCTGGGGAAACGACTACAAAACCTCGTGGATGGGTTTTCCCCAACAGTGGAAAAGAATTGAGAATTGGTGTTCCTAACAGAGTAAGCTATAAACAATTTGTCTCAAAAGATCCAGTTACAGGCACAGTGAAAGGCTACTGCATTGATGTGTTTACTGCTGCTGTCAGCTTGCTGCCATATGCTGTTCCATATAAGCTCATACCTTTTGGGAATGGCCGTGAGAACCCTAGTTATGCTGGGCTAGCAAACATGGTTGCCTCAAAT GTCTTTGATGCTGCTGTAGGTGACATTGCCATTGTTACAAATAGAACCAAGATTGTTGATTACACGCAGCCATATATTGAGTCTGGGCTTGTTGTGCTGGCCCCTGTTAAGAGACATCACTCAAATGCTTGGGCCTTCCTGCAACCATTTACCGTGGAGATGTGGTGTGTCACAGGGTTGTTCTTTCTTGTTGTAGGAGCAGTTGTTTGGATTCTTGAGCACAGGATCAATGATGAATTCCGTGGTCCACCAAGGAAACAACTAGCTACTGTCTTTTG GTTCAGCTTTTCAACTTTGTTTTTTGCTCACA GAGAGAATACCGTGAGTACTCTGGGGCGTGCAGTGCTAATAATATGGCTTTTTGTGGTTTTGATTATTCAATCAAGCTACACAGCGAGCCTGACTTCAATCCTCACGGTGCAACAACTCTCGTCTCCTATAAGGGGGATTGATAGCTTAAGAACTACTAATGAGCCTATTGGGTTTCAAGTGGGTTCATTTGCAGAAAATTATATGGTCGAGGAGCTCAACATTTCAAGATCCAGACTCAAAGCCCTCGGTTCTCCAGAAGAGTATGCTAGAGCCCTTGAACTGGGACCTGACAATGGAGGTGTTGCTGCTGTGGTCGATGAGCGCCCCTATATTGAAATGTTTCTAGAAGCAAATTGCAAATTTTCCATTATTGGCTCAGAATTTACCAAAAGCGGCTGGGGATTT ATATTCCCAAGGGACTCCCCTTTAGCTGTGGATCTGTCAACTGCCATTCTTTCGCTGTCCGAGAATGGGGATCTCCAAAGGATCCATGACAAGTGGCTAACAACAGGAACATGCAGTACTGCAACTGATGAGCTTGACTCTGATCGGCTCCATCTGAACAGCTTCTGGGGCTTGTTTCTCATATGTGGAGTGGCATGCTTTCTTGCTCTCTTCATATTCTTCATGCTTATGCTACGCCAATATCTCCAGCATGCATCCGAAGGTGAAGCAGAGCCCTCAAGTCAAGGAAACTCAAGATCAGGCCGTAGTCTCCATAGGTTTCTATCTTTTGTTGATGATAAGGAAGAAGACGTGAAGAATAGGTCCAAGCGGCGGCAGATGCAGAAGACGACAGACAATGGAACTGCTGACATTGAAAGCTAG
- the LOC103717756 gene encoding glutamate receptor 3.1-like isoform X2 produces the protein MKLALLPLLALYLGFISGEASRNVSSRPAVVNIGAVFTFNSTIGRAAKVAINAAMDDVNADSSVLQGTKLAITMQDSNCNGFLGIVEALQFMEVDIIAIVGPQCSTIAHILCHVGNELQVPMLSFAATDPSLSSLQFPFFVRTTQSDAFQMAAIAEMLEYYQWKQVIAVFFDDDYGRNGIAALGDELAERRCRISYKAALPPEATRSDITELLVKVALMESHVIVLHANPTTGLEVLYVAHFLEMMGNGYVWIATDWLASRLDSFAPLAPETMSTMQGVLTLRQHTPDSKRKSALVSKWRMLTKKENSGNFQLNSYGLYAYDTVWMIARAIDAFFNDGGRISFSNDSRLHDVKGGALHLEAMSVFDGGKLLLDEIRKTNFTGITGQVQFDSDGNLIHPAYDIINVVGTGMRTVGYWSNYSGLSVVPPETLYSKPPNHSAANQQLYSVIWPGETTTKPRGWVFPNSGKELRIGVPNRVSYKQFVSKDPVTGTVKGYCIDVFTAAVSLLPYAVPYKLIPFGNGRENPSYAGLANMVASNVFDAAVGDIAIVTNRTKIVDYTQPYIESGLVVLAPVKRHHSNAWAFLQPFTVEMWCVTGLFFLVVGAVVWILEHRINDEFRGPPRKQLATVFWFSFSTLFFAHRENTVSTLGRAVLIIWLFVVLIIQSSYTASLTSILTVQQLSSPIRGIDSLRTTNEPIGFQVGSFAENYMVEELNISRSRLKALGSPEEYARALELGPDNGGVAAVVDERPYIEMFLEANCKFSIIGSEFTKSGWGFIFPRDSPLAVDLSTAILSLSENGDLQRIHDKWLTTGTCSTATDELDSDRLHLNSFWGLFLICGVACFLALFIFFMLMLRQYLQHASEGEAEPSSQGNSRSGRSLHRFLSFVDDKEEDVKNRSKRRQMQKTTDNGTADIES, from the exons ATGAAATTGGCTTTGCTTCCCTTGCTGGCTCTCTATTTAGGTTTTATCTCAGGTGAAGCCAGTAGGAATGTCTCCTCAAGGCCTGCTGTTGTAAACATCGGAGCTGTTTTCACGTTCAACTCCACCATTGGGAGAGCGGcaaaggtcgccatcaatgcaGCAATGGATGATGTTAATGCCGATTCAAGTGTTCTTCAGGGCACGAAGTTGGCTATCACAATGCAAGATTCCAATTGCAATGGCTTCCTTGGCATCGTTGAGG CTCTACAATTTATGGAGGTTGATATTATTGCGATTGTTGGCCCGCAATGTTCTACAATTGCTCATATCCTTTGTCATGTTGGCAATGAGCTCCAAGTTCCAATGCTATCCTTTGCTGCTACTGACCCTTCACTTTCTTCCCTTCAGTTTCCCTTCTTTGTTCGGACCACCCAAAGCGATGCATTCCAGATGGCTGCTATAGCCGAAATGCTCGAATATTACCAGTGGAAACAGGTGATTGCTGTGTTCTTTGATGATGATTATGGTAGAAATGGAATAGCTGCCTTGGGTGATGAACTTGCAGAGAGGCGTTGCAGAATCTCCTATAAAGCTGCACTGCCACCTGAAGCCACCAGGAGCGACATCACTGAATTATTGGTCAAGGTTGCTTTGATGGAGTCTCATGTTATCGTTCTACATGCGAATCCAACCACTGGTCTTGAAGTTCTCTATGTGGCTCATTTTCTTGAAATGATGGGAAATGGATATGTTTGGATAGCGACAGATTGGCTTGCTTCTCGATTAGATTCTTTTGCACCTCTTGCTCCTGAAACCATGAGCACAATGCAAGGAGTTCTTACACTGCGGCAGCACACACCAGATTCGAAAAGGAAGAGTGCCTTAGTCTCTAAGTGGAGGATGTTAACCAAGAAAGAGAACAGTGGAAACTTTCAACTCAATTCTTATGGTCTATATGCTTATGATACTGTATGGATGATAGCTCGGGCTATAGATGCATTTTTCAATGATGGTGGAAGGATTTCATTTTCAAATGATTCGAGGTTGCATGATGTAAAGGGAGGGGCTCTACACCTTGAGGCAATGAGTGTGTTTGATGGAGGGAAGCTTCTGCTGGATGAGATACGAAAAACAAATTTCACAGGGATAACTGGTCAAGTGCAGTTTGATTCTGATGGGAACCTCATTCATCCTGCTTATGATATCATTAATGTAGTAGGAACTGGAATGCGGACAGTCGGTTATTGGTCAAATTATTCTGGCTTGTCAGTTGTGCCTCCTGAAACACTCTACTCAAAGCCACCTAATCATTCTGCTGCAAATCAACAACTCTACAGTGTTATATGGCCTGGGGAAACGACTACAAAACCTCGTGGATGGGTTTTCCCCAACAGTGGAAAAGAATTGAGAATTGGTGTTCCTAACAGAGTAAGCTATAAACAATTTGTCTCAAAAGATCCAGTTACAGGCACAGTGAAAGGCTACTGCATTGATGTGTTTACTGCTGCTGTCAGCTTGCTGCCATATGCTGTTCCATATAAGCTCATACCTTTTGGGAATGGCCGTGAGAACCCTAGTTATGCTGGGCTAGCAAACATGGTTGCCTCAAAT GTCTTTGATGCTGCTGTAGGTGACATTGCCATTGTTACAAATAGAACCAAGATTGTTGATTACACGCAGCCATATATTGAGTCTGGGCTTGTTGTGCTGGCCCCTGTTAAGAGACATCACTCAAATGCTTGGGCCTTCCTGCAACCATTTACCGTGGAGATGTGGTGTGTCACAGGGTTGTTCTTTCTTGTTGTAGGAGCAGTTGTTTGGATTCTTGAGCACAGGATCAATGATGAATTCCGTGGTCCACCAAGGAAACAACTAGCTACTGTCTTTTG GTTCAGCTTTTCAACTTTGTTTTTTGCTCACA GAGAGAATACCGTGAGTACTCTGGGGCGTGCAGTGCTAATAATATGGCTTTTTGTGGTTTTGATTATTCAATCAAGCTACACAGCGAGCCTGACTTCAATCCTCACGGTGCAACAACTCTCGTCTCCTATAAGGGGGATTGATAGCTTAAGAACTACTAATGAGCCTATTGGGTTTCAAGTGGGTTCATTTGCAGAAAATTATATGGTCGAGGAGCTCAACATTTCAAGATCCAGACTCAAAGCCCTCGGTTCTCCAGAAGAGTATGCTAGAGCCCTTGAACTGGGACCTGACAATGGAGGTGTTGCTGCTGTGGTCGATGAGCGCCCCTATATTGAAATGTTTCTAGAAGCAAATTGCAAATTTTCCATTATTGGCTCAGAATTTACCAAAAGCGGCTGGGGATTT ATATTCCCAAGGGACTCCCCTTTAGCTGTGGATCTGTCAACTGCCATTCTTTCGCTGTCCGAGAATGGGGATCTCCAAAGGATCCATGACAAGTGGCTAACAACAGGAACATGCAGTACTGCAACTGATGAGCTTGACTCTGATCGGCTCCATCTGAACAGCTTCTGGGGCTTGTTTCTCATATGTGGAGTGGCATGCTTTCTTGCTCTCTTCATATTCTTCATGCTTATGCTACGCCAATATCTCCAGCATGCATCCGAAGGTGAAGCAGAGCCCTCAAGTCAAGGAAACTCAAGATCAGGCCGTAGTCTCCATAGGTTTCTATCTTTTGTTGATGATAAGGAAGAAGACGTGAAGAATAGGTCCAAGCGGCGGCAGATGCAGAAGACGACAGACAATGGAACTGCTGACATTGAAAGCTAG